The genomic window GGATCGCGCTTTCGGCAGGCGGACCGTCGGCGAGATCTGCCACCGGGCGTTCCAGGGCCTTGATGCCCCCTGCCCGTTCTGCACCAACGCGATCATTCTCGAGAGGACCCCGGAGCCCTACCGCTGGGAGCACTACAACCCGACGCTGGACAAGCATTACTCCAACGTGGACCGCATCATCACGTGGCCCGACGGCCGCGACGTGCGGGTCGAGTTCGCGACGGACATCACGGAGCGCAAGCGGGCCGAGGCGGCGCTGCGCGACAGCCTCGAGACGGCCAGCGCCATGCTCAACGCCGCAACGGAATCCTTCGCCCTCATCGACACGGGTGGGACCGTGCTGGCGGCCAACGAAACCTTTGCCAGGAGGCTGGGCACGACGCCGGACGCCGCGATCGGGACGTCCATCTATCGGTATATGGACAAGGATCTGGCCGTCCACCGCGAGGCGCGTTTCCAGGAGGTGATCCGGTACGGGCATCCGATCCGCTTCACCGACGAGCAGGCAGGCCGCTGGCTGGAACACAGCATCTACCCCATCTTCGAGTCCGGGGGCAGGGTGGGCCGGCTGGTCCTCTACAGCCAGGACATCACCGACCGCAAGCGCTCGGAAGAGGCGCTGAAGCAGAGCGAGGCGCTGCTGAAGAGCATCTTCCAGGCCGCCCCGATCGGAATCGGGCTCGTGTACGACCGGGTGCTCGGCTGGACCAACAGCCAGCTGGCGGGCATGCTGGGCTATGCCGTGGAGGAACTGGCGGAGAAGAGCGCCCGGATCCTCTACCCCAGCGACGAGGAGTACGAGCGCGTCGGCCGCGAGAAGTACGTCGAGGTCCGGCGAGGCGGCACGGGCGTGATCGAGACCCGGTGGCGGCGCAAAGACGGCCGTGTGCTGGATATCCTGCTGAGCTCGAGGGCCATAGACCCCCGGAACCTGTCTGCCGGCGTCGTCTTCACCGCCCTGGACATCACGGACCGCAAGCGCAACGAGGAGGCCCTGCAGCGCTACCAGGACGAGCTCGAGCAGAGGGTGTTCGAGAGGACCTCGGAACTCATGGTTGCCAACCAGGCCCTCATCTCGGAGATCGAGGACCGCACACGGGCCGAGACGGCACTCAGGGATTCCGAGAGACGGCTGTCGGACATCATCGCGTTTCTGCCGGACCCCACCTTCGTCATCGACCGTGACGGCCGGGTCATCGCCTGGAACCGCTCCATGGAGCAGATGACGGGGGTCGCCGCGAAGGACATTCTCGGCAAGGGGAACTACGAGTATGCCCTGCCGTTCTACGGGGAGCGAAGGCCGCTGCTCATCGACCAGGTCCTGGCGCCCGACACGGCGATCGAAGGCCGCTACGCGAATATCCACCGGCGCGGGGAGACCCTGTTCGGCGAGAGCTACCTCACGGGCCGCGGCAAGGAGAGGGTCTACCTCGCAGGCACGGCGGCACCCCTGTACGATTCCCAGGGAAATATCGCAGGCGCCATCGAATCGATCCGCGACATCACGGACAAGAAGCGTGCCGAGGAGCAGCTGCGCTACCGCGACGCCATCCTCGAGGTCGCCAGCTTCGCGGCCGAGCGGTTCCTGAAGGCACCGTCCTGGGAGACGGACATCCGGGAGATCCTGGCCCGGCTGGGCACGGTCACCGGCGTGAGCCGCGTCTACCTCTTCGAAAACCGGATGACGGCAGAAGGGGTTCTGCTGACGAGCCATCGCTACGAGTGGGTTGCAGAGGGTGTCGACCCCCAGATCGGCAACCCCGCCCTGCAGGATCTTCCCATGGAACGCATGGGATACAGCCGATGGGTCGAGGTCATGCGGCAGGGCGGCCACATCTTCGGCCCCGTCCATGAGTTTCCCGAAAGCGAGCGGACGCTCCTGGAGTCGCAGGGCATCATTTCGATCGCCGTCGTCCCCGTCTACCTGGGAGACCGGTGGTGGGGATTCATCGGCTTCGATGACTGCGCCGAGGAGAGACAGTGGTCCGACGTGGAGATCGAGGCCCTCAACGTGGTGGCCAGCACGCTGAGCGCGGCCCTGTCGCGTAAGCACGCGGAGACGAGGCTCATCCAGACCTCCGAGCGGCTCTCCGTCGTTCTGGAATCGCTGCCGATCGTCACCTTCACCGCCTCGGGCAGTGCGGGGGACGAGATCACCTACATCACGGGCACCGTCGAGGAACTCACGGGTTTCCGGCCGGTGGAGATTCTGGGCAAACCGGGCTTCTTCATGGAGCATGTCCACCCCGACGACCGGTACGCCGTGCGCAGCTGCCACCTGGAGATCGGAACGAAGGGCACATGCCGCTGCGAGTTCCGGTTCCGCACCGCCGACGGTTCGTACCGATGGTTCTCCGAGTTCTGCCGCCTCATCCGCGGTCCCGAGGGCTCGCTGGGCCACATCGTGGGGATGTGGCAGGATGTGACGGAGGAAAAGCGGATCCTCCGGGAGTCCAACACACGCCTGCAGCAGGTGATCCAGGCGCACAAGCTGGCCTCCCTGGGTGAAATCGTGGCGGGCGTCGTGCACGAAATCAACAACCCCAACAGCTTCATCGCATACAACATCCCCCTCCTGGAGGAGATCTGGAAGCTCTGCGAGCCGGTCCTGGCCGAGCATGCCGCCGCCAACCCCGGGTGGGGCAGGCGGGGCGTGCGCTTCGAGGAACTCAGCAGCGACATGGCCGAGATCATCAATGCCTTCCGAATCGGGTCGGACCGGATCAACCGGGTCGTCTCGAACCTGAAGGATTTCGCCCGCGTCGACGAGGGGTCCCAGGCGAGGCCCCTCTCGGTGAACGACGTGGTGGAAAACACGCTCATGATCGTGGGCGGGCAGATCCGGCGCTCCGTCTCCAAGCTGGACCTGGACCTCGGTGCCGGGCTGCCGCAGGTCCACGGCAACTTCCAGAAGCTAGAACAGGTTCTGGCCAACCTGCTCGTGAACGCGCACCAGTCGATCCCGGACAGGGAGAAGGGTCGAATCCGCATCTCGACGCGTCACCTCCCGCGTCTCGAGGCCGTCATCATCTCCGTCGAGGACAACGGCCGCGGCATGACCGGGTCCGTTGTCGGCAGGCTCTTCGAGCCTTTCTTCACGACGCGGCGGGACACGGGCGGCACCGGCCTGGGGCTTTCCGTCTCCTACGGCCTCATCCAGGAACACCAGGGGGTGATCGGCGTCCTTTCGCGGCCGGGCATCGGCAGCCGCTTCACCGTGTTCCTGCCCCTCCGGCAGGGCGCACCGATGCACCTGCGGCCGCTCACCCTGCCTCTCGGGTGCGATGACGGAAAAATGAAGGAACTCCAGATGCAGATGGGCGGAATCGACGACGGGTTCCTTCATGGCGTCGAAGCCGAAGAGCCGTCGGCGGAGCGCCTGTCGGAGTACCTGGAGCAGCACCCCGAGGTGGACGTTGTCCTGATGATGCGACCCGGTACGGGGAGCAGTCCGGCCGAATACTTGCGAGTCCTGCGCGAGAGGCACCCCCTCGTCACGATCATCGCGTGGGGCGGCGAGGAAGGGGATTTCGCCGGGCCGGGCGGAGAGAAGCCGGATATCCACGTCGCGGGCCCGCCGGACATCCGAAAGCTCAAGGAGGTCCTCGACGGGCTGACGAGACAGAGATTCTAGGCCGCGGTGCGGCCGGTGACGGATGCTTCCTGCGATCTGCCGCCGAGGTATGCCGATGCCTCCGACCGAAAAGAATAAAACACAACGGATGAGAGGAAACTGCGAATGAAGATCCTGGTGGTCGATGACGAGGCCGTGACCCTGTCGTCCATGAAGAGGATCCTGCGCTGGCAGGGCATCAGGGACGTGGAGACCTGCGACAGCGGCAAGGAGGCCATCCGGCGGATCAAGGAGGGCGATTACGATCTCGTTCTGCTGGACCTCCTCATGCCGGAGGTGGACGGCATCCAGGTGCTCGAGGCCGCCAAGCCCTTCAAGCCCGGCACGGAGTTCATCATCATCACGGCCGTCGACGTCGTCTCGCAGGCCGTGAAGGCCATCCGCCTCGGCGCGTACGATTATCTCGTCAAGCCCGTGGACAACGAGCATCTCATGAGGGTCCTCGAGCGGGCCTACGAGCGCAAGGGGCTCATGGCGGGGATGAACCTCGCCCGGCAGGCCCGCGATACCCGCCAGCCCGACGGGTTCGCGGCGATCGTGACCGCATCCCCGCAGATCCGGGCTCTGCTCTCGTACGCCCAGATCATGGCCAAGGGGGGCAACCCCATCCTGATCACGGGGGAATCGGGGACGGGCAAGGAGCTCCTGGCCCGGGGAATCCACCTCGAGGGGCCCTCGCCGTCAGGGCCCTTCGTGGCCGTCAACATCTCCTCCATCCCGGAGACCCTCTTCGAAAGCCAGTTCTTCGGGCA from Syntrophaceae bacterium includes these protein-coding regions:
- a CDS encoding PAS domain S-box protein, with product MPVPSLDGKELYASLFRDSHTIMLIIDPRDGRIVDANRAAVRFYGYPTRTLRTMRISDINLLDEGSLREKMRQAAGRQNRHFQFRHRLADGSIRDVEVASGPILLGGRKLLCSIVQDVTDRRRSEAALRLEREQLFSMFDSMETLVYVADPHTYEILYTNKALDRAFGRRTVGEICHRAFQGLDAPCPFCTNAIILERTPEPYRWEHYNPTLDKHYSNVDRIITWPDGRDVRVEFATDITERKRAEAALRDSLETASAMLNAATESFALIDTGGTVLAANETFARRLGTTPDAAIGTSIYRYMDKDLAVHREARFQEVIRYGHPIRFTDEQAGRWLEHSIYPIFESGGRVGRLVLYSQDITDRKRSEEALKQSEALLKSIFQAAPIGIGLVYDRVLGWTNSQLAGMLGYAVEELAEKSARILYPSDEEYERVGREKYVEVRRGGTGVIETRWRRKDGRVLDILLSSRAIDPRNLSAGVVFTALDITDRKRNEEALQRYQDELEQRVFERTSELMVANQALISEIEDRTRAETALRDSERRLSDIIAFLPDPTFVIDRDGRVIAWNRSMEQMTGVAAKDILGKGNYEYALPFYGERRPLLIDQVLAPDTAIEGRYANIHRRGETLFGESYLTGRGKERVYLAGTAAPLYDSQGNIAGAIESIRDITDKKRAEEQLRYRDAILEVASFAAERFLKAPSWETDIREILARLGTVTGVSRVYLFENRMTAEGVLLTSHRYEWVAEGVDPQIGNPALQDLPMERMGYSRWVEVMRQGGHIFGPVHEFPESERTLLESQGIISIAVVPVYLGDRWWGFIGFDDCAEERQWSDVEIEALNVVASTLSAALSRKHAETRLIQTSERLSVVLESLPIVTFTASGSAGDEITYITGTVEELTGFRPVEILGKPGFFMEHVHPDDRYAVRSCHLEIGTKGTCRCEFRFRTADGSYRWFSEFCRLIRGPEGSLGHIVGMWQDVTEEKRILRESNTRLQQVIQAHKLASLGEIVAGVVHEINNPNSFIAYNIPLLEEIWKLCEPVLAEHAAANPGWGRRGVRFEELSSDMAEIINAFRIGSDRINRVVSNLKDFARVDEGSQARPLSVNDVVENTLMIVGGQIRRSVSKLDLDLGAGLPQVHGNFQKLEQVLANLLVNAHQSIPDREKGRIRISTRHLPRLEAVIISVEDNGRGMTGSVVGRLFEPFFTTRRDTGGTGLGLSVSYGLIQEHQGVIGVLSRPGIGSRFTVFLPLRQGAPMHLRPLTLPLGCDDGKMKELQMQMGGIDDGFLHGVEAEEPSAERLSEYLEQHPEVDVVLMMRPGTGSSPAEYLRVLRERHPLVTIIAWGGEEGDFAGPGGEKPDIHVAGPPDIRKLKEVLDGLTRQRF